One Oceanicoccus sagamiensis genomic region harbors:
- the fdhF gene encoding formate dehydrogenase subunit alpha, translated as MLQYFNPETDIDPNTDYGTPSVIPNGEQAEALVSLLIDGREVVVPAGTSIMRAAALSDIRIPKLCATDSVEAFGSCRVCLVEIEGRKGFPASCTTPVEEGLVVSTQNQKIAKLRRNVMELYISDHPLDCLTCPANGDCELQDVAGEVGLREVRYGFEGENHLAAEKDTSNPYFTFDASKCIVCSRCVRACEEVQGTFALTIDGRGFDSKVAAGQDEAFMDSECVSCGACVQACPTSTLMEKSVVDHGQPENSVVTTCAYCGVGCAFKAEVKGDQVVRMVPYKGGEANRGHSCVKGRFAFGYANHKDRVTEPMIRNSIDEPWQQVSWDEAVNFAAKRIKDIQQQYGQDSVGGITSSRCTNEETYLVQKLVRAAFGNNNVDTCARVCHSPTGYGLKTTLGESAGTQTFDSVEKADVVMVIGANPTDAHPVFASRLKKRLREGAQLIVADPRRIDLLNSPHIPGGQHLMLMPGTNVAFINSMAHVIVTEGLAADDFIAERCEEPAFQQWKSFITEQRNSPEAMASVTGIDAETLRAAARDYANAENGAIYYGLGVTEHSQGSTMVMGIANLAMLTGNVGREGVGVNPLRGQNNVQGSCDMGSFPHELPGYRHVADATVRHQFEQAWGVTIQDEPGLRIPNMLDSAVAGTYKGLYCQGEDIAQSDPNTHHVEAALRNLECLIVQDIFLNETAKFAHVFLPGASFLEKDGTFTNAERRISPVRKVMAPLGGKADWEGTIALSKALGYDMDYQHPSEIMDEIAALTPTFSGVSYQRLEEEGSLQWPCNDETPNGTPIMHTDQFVRGKGFFAITEYVATDEKVNKRFPFILTTGRILSQYNVGAQTRRTANVDWHEKDRLEIHPHDAEDRGITEGDTVEVKSRAGQTVLTATITDRVQPGVVYTTFHHPESGANVVTTDNSDWATNCPEYKVTAVQISKVAEVSSWQTGFQAFTEQQVDFLEQSKES; from the coding sequence ATGTTGCAATACTTTAATCCTGAAACTGATATTGATCCGAATACAGATTATGGTACTCCTTCTGTTATCCCGAACGGCGAACAAGCCGAAGCGTTAGTGAGCTTGCTGATAGATGGTCGCGAAGTGGTGGTGCCTGCGGGTACTTCGATTATGCGTGCCGCAGCCTTGTCCGATATTCGTATCCCCAAACTGTGTGCCACCGATTCTGTTGAAGCATTTGGCTCCTGTCGTGTTTGTTTGGTTGAAATAGAGGGCCGTAAAGGTTTTCCTGCTTCCTGTACCACGCCGGTAGAAGAAGGTTTAGTCGTTAGCACACAAAATCAAAAAATCGCCAAACTGCGTCGCAACGTGATGGAGCTTTATATTTCAGATCATCCGCTGGACTGTTTAACCTGTCCCGCCAATGGTGATTGTGAATTACAAGATGTGGCTGGCGAAGTGGGCTTGCGAGAAGTCCGTTATGGCTTTGAGGGTGAAAATCATTTAGCCGCAGAAAAAGATACCAGCAACCCGTATTTTACCTTTGATGCCAGCAAGTGCATTGTCTGCTCCCGTTGTGTTCGGGCCTGTGAAGAGGTGCAGGGGACTTTTGCCTTAACCATCGATGGCCGTGGTTTTGATTCTAAAGTGGCGGCGGGGCAGGACGAAGCCTTTATGGATTCTGAATGTGTTTCCTGTGGTGCCTGTGTACAGGCTTGCCCGACTTCAACACTGATGGAAAAGTCCGTTGTTGATCATGGCCAGCCAGAAAATAGTGTGGTCACGACCTGTGCTTATTGTGGGGTGGGCTGTGCCTTTAAAGCAGAGGTCAAAGGCGACCAGGTGGTGCGCATGGTGCCTTATAAAGGCGGTGAAGCCAATCGGGGTCACTCCTGTGTGAAAGGCCGCTTTGCCTTTGGCTATGCCAACCATAAAGACCGTGTTACCGAGCCGATGATTCGCAATAGCATTGACGAACCTTGGCAGCAGGTATCCTGGGATGAGGCGGTAAACTTTGCCGCTAAACGGATTAAGGATATTCAGCAGCAATATGGTCAAGACAGTGTTGGCGGCATTACTTCGTCTCGTTGTACTAACGAAGAAACCTATCTGGTACAAAAATTAGTACGTGCCGCTTTTGGTAATAATAATGTGGATACCTGTGCGCGGGTCTGTCATTCGCCAACCGGCTATGGCTTAAAAACCACCCTGGGTGAATCAGCGGGAACACAAACCTTTGACTCGGTAGAAAAAGCTGATGTCGTGATGGTCATCGGTGCCAACCCAACGGATGCTCATCCGGTTTTTGCCTCGCGTTTGAAAAAACGTTTACGCGAAGGGGCGCAATTAATTGTGGCGGACCCTCGCCGTATCGATTTATTAAATAGCCCGCATATTCCTGGTGGTCAGCATTTAATGTTAATGCCGGGTACCAATGTCGCCTTTATTAATTCCATGGCGCATGTGATTGTGACTGAAGGTTTGGCGGCCGATGATTTTATTGCTGAGCGCTGTGAAGAGCCGGCTTTCCAGCAATGGAAAAGCTTTATCACCGAGCAGCGCAACTCACCAGAAGCGATGGCCTCGGTTACCGGTATTGATGCCGAGACTTTAAGGGCTGCCGCCAGAGATTATGCCAACGCAGAGAACGGTGCGATTTATTATGGTTTGGGTGTAACAGAGCATAGTCAGGGTTCAACCATGGTTATGGGTATTGCTAACCTTGCGATGTTAACCGGCAATGTTGGGCGTGAAGGTGTTGGGGTTAATCCTCTGCGGGGCCAAAATAATGTGCAGGGCTCCTGCGATATGGGGTCTTTTCCCCATGAGTTACCCGGTTACCGCCATGTTGCCGATGCCACTGTGCGCCATCAGTTTGAGCAGGCCTGGGGTGTTACGATTCAGGATGAACCCGGTTTGCGTATCCCCAATATGCTGGACTCTGCTGTTGCGGGTACTTATAAAGGGCTTTACTGTCAGGGCGAAGATATTGCCCAGTCTGACCCTAATACCCATCATGTTGAAGCAGCGTTGCGCAATCTGGAGTGTTTGATTGTGCAGGATATATTTTTAAACGAAACGGCAAAATTTGCCCATGTGTTTTTACCGGGCGCCTCCTTCTTGGAAAAAGATGGCACCTTTACCAATGCAGAGCGCCGAATATCACCCGTGCGTAAAGTGATGGCACCGCTGGGCGGTAAAGCGGATTGGGAGGGTACTATCGCTTTATCCAAGGCCTTGGGTTATGACATGGATTATCAGCACCCCTCTGAAATTATGGATGAGATTGCAGCGCTAACGCCTACCTTTAGTGGCGTCAGTTATCAGCGTTTAGAAGAAGAGGGGTCTTTGCAATGGCCCTGTAATGATGAGACGCCAAACGGTACGCCGATTATGCATACCGACCAGTTTGTACGTGGCAAAGGTTTTTTTGCGATTACTGAATATGTGGCAACGGATGAGAAGGTGAATAAACGTTTTCCATTTATTCTCACTACGGGGCGGATTTTGTCGCAGTACAATGTTGGTGCGCAAACCCGTCGCACCGCCAATGTCGACTGGCATGAAAAGGATCGCCTGGAAATTCATCCCCACGATGCCGAGGATCGCGGTATTACTGAAGGTGATACGGTGGAGGTAAAAAGTCGTGCCGGGCAAACGGTACTAACCGCAACCATTACTGACCGGGTGCAACCCGGTGTGGTCTATACCACGTTCCACCACCCTGAGAGTGGTGCCAATGTAGTAACCACTGATAATTCTGATTGGGCGACCAATTGTCCGGAGTATAAAGTCACCGCTGTGCAAATCAGTAAAGTGGCAGAGGTCTCGTCATGGCAGACGGGCTTCCAGGCCTTTACCGAACAGCAGGTTGATTTTTTGGAGCAGAGTAAAGAATCATGA
- a CDS encoding formate dehydrogenase beta subunit, producing the protein MSAVATPKMYIPRDTTALSLGADKVAEAISHYAEDNTLPLHITRNGSRGLYWLEPMIEVATEQGRVAYGPVTVDDVESLMDGGCWSGNSDHPLYLGLTEEIEYLKNQQRLTFSRVGVIDPLSLDEYCANGGFDGLHNALGLSAQAIVTTVADSGLRGRGGAAFPAGIKWQTVLNTQAEQKYIVCNADEGDSGTYADRMLMESDPFTLIEGMTIAGLAVGANKGYIYLREEYRLADEVLQQALAIAEANQYLGDNIRGSGKSFHLEVRLGAGAYICGEETALLESLEGKRGMVRAKPPLPAITGLFGKPTVINNVISLATVPIILARGAEHYKTIGVGRSLGTLPFQLAGNIQRPGLVELAFGPGLSTLLNDFGGGTRSGRPIKAVQVGGPLGAYLPESQWQTPLDYEAFAGINAVLGHGGVVVFDESVDMGEQARFSMEFCAIESCGKCTPCRIGSTRGVEVIDKIRNGDEKENNIELLTDLCDTMINGSLCAMGGMTPFPVMSALQHFPNDFTVQEEV; encoded by the coding sequence ATGAGTGCTGTTGCCACCCCTAAAATGTATATCCCCCGTGACACAACGGCTTTATCGTTAGGCGCTGATAAAGTGGCGGAGGCGATCAGTCACTACGCTGAAGATAATACATTGCCCCTGCATATTACGCGTAATGGCTCCCGCGGCCTGTACTGGTTAGAGCCCATGATTGAAGTGGCAACAGAGCAGGGGCGTGTGGCCTATGGGCCTGTCACTGTCGATGATGTTGAAAGTTTAATGGATGGGGGATGCTGGTCAGGCAACAGTGATCACCCCTTATATTTAGGCTTAACTGAAGAGATAGAGTATTTAAAAAACCAACAGCGTTTAACCTTTTCCCGTGTTGGAGTGATTGATCCGCTTTCACTCGATGAGTATTGCGCTAACGGTGGTTTTGATGGTTTACATAATGCGTTGGGTTTATCCGCTCAAGCTATTGTTACTACTGTTGCCGATTCGGGGTTACGGGGTCGCGGCGGCGCGGCTTTTCCGGCGGGGATTAAATGGCAGACTGTACTGAATACGCAAGCCGAACAAAAATATATTGTGTGCAATGCCGATGAAGGCGACTCCGGTACCTATGCTGACCGGATGTTAATGGAAAGTGATCCCTTTACCTTAATTGAAGGCATGACCATTGCCGGTTTGGCGGTGGGCGCCAATAAAGGTTATATCTATTTGCGCGAAGAATACCGTCTGGCTGATGAGGTGTTACAGCAGGCGCTGGCCATCGCCGAAGCCAACCAGTATCTGGGTGATAATATCCGCGGCAGTGGAAAAAGCTTTCACCTTGAAGTGAGACTGGGTGCCGGTGCCTATATCTGTGGTGAAGAAACCGCTTTATTGGAAAGTCTGGAAGGCAAGCGCGGTATGGTTCGTGCCAAGCCGCCATTACCGGCGATTACCGGTTTATTTGGCAAGCCTACGGTGATTAATAATGTGATTTCTCTGGCCACCGTGCCGATTATTTTAGCCAGGGGAGCAGAACATTATAAAACTATCGGGGTAGGTCGCTCACTGGGTACATTACCGTTTCAGTTGGCTGGCAATATTCAGCGGCCCGGTTTGGTTGAATTGGCGTTTGGCCCAGGTTTATCTACGCTGCTTAATGATTTTGGTGGCGGTACACGCAGTGGCAGGCCCATTAAAGCGGTGCAGGTCGGTGGCCCCTTAGGCGCTTATCTCCCCGAGAGTCAATGGCAGACGCCGCTGGATTACGAAGCCTTTGCCGGTATTAATGCAGTACTTGGGCACGGTGGTGTTGTGGTGTTTGACGAGAGCGTTGATATGGGTGAACAGGCCAGATTCTCGATGGAGTTCTGTGCGATAGAGTCCTGTGGTAAATGTACCCCTTGCCGTATTGGCTCAACCCGCGGTGTTGAAGTGATTGATAAAATCCGCAACGGCGATGAAAAAGAAAACAATATCGAATTGCTGACGGATCTCTGTGACACCATGATCAATGGCTCACTCTGCGCCATGGGCGGGATGACGCCATTTCCGGTGATGAGTGCGCTACAGCATTTTCCAAACGATTTTACCGTTCAGGAAGAGGTCTAA
- a CDS encoding formate dehydrogenase subunit gamma encodes MLENNAALDSGEIRSIVTQYQHKPGALLPILHAIQDKLGYIPPDSLPLIAEALHLSRAEVHGVVSFYHYFRSAPAGNHVVQICRAESCQAMGSRALESYAKASLKIDYHQTTADGEITLEPVYCLGNCACSPSVRVGQDVIGNMDNKKFEQLLSELTTQKVAVQ; translated from the coding sequence ATGCTCGAAAATAATGCAGCGCTGGATTCTGGTGAGATTCGTTCAATTGTCACGCAATACCAGCATAAACCGGGTGCGCTCCTGCCGATTCTACATGCCATTCAGGATAAGCTCGGTTATATCCCCCCCGACTCTCTGCCACTGATAGCCGAAGCGTTGCATCTGTCCCGGGCCGAGGTACATGGTGTGGTGAGTTTTTATCACTACTTTCGCTCTGCACCTGCGGGCAATCATGTGGTGCAGATTTGCCGCGCTGAGTCCTGTCAGGCGATGGGAAGCCGAGCGCTGGAATCCTACGCCAAAGCCAGCCTAAAGATTGATTACCACCAAACCACCGCCGATGGCGAAATTACTCTGGAGCCGGTTTATTGTCTCGGTAATTGCGCCTGCTCACCTTCTGTCAGGGTGGGGCAGGATGTGATCGGTAATATGGATAACAAGAAATTTGAGCAATTGCTGAGCGAATTAACCACACAAAAGGTGGCTGTCCAATGA
- a CDS encoding PA4780 family RIO1-like protein kinase yields MKIPHQIQPLYDDGVIDEVLRQLMSGKEATVYVVRCGKNIRCAKVYKEAAKRSFKQAVTYQEGRKVRNSRRARAMEKGSKFGRKQQEEVWQNAEVDALYRLERAGVRVPQPYGCFDGVLLMELVTDDDGTVAPRLNDVAMPQEQALEDHAVMMEYVKRMLCAGIVHGDLSEFNVLVDNEGPVIIDLPQAVDAAANNHAEAMLTRDVNNMRSYYGQFAPELLNTDYAREIWALYEDGQLKPDTPLTGLFKDDAEDADVDGVLAEIKAAWAEEQERLERIDAAGADD; encoded by the coding sequence ATGAAAATACCCCATCAAATCCAGCCTCTTTATGACGACGGCGTCATTGATGAAGTCCTTCGGCAGCTAATGAGCGGCAAAGAAGCCACCGTTTATGTGGTGCGCTGTGGCAAAAATATTCGCTGCGCCAAAGTCTACAAAGAAGCGGCCAAGCGCAGCTTTAAGCAAGCGGTGACCTATCAAGAGGGCCGCAAGGTCCGCAATAGCCGCCGCGCCCGCGCCATGGAAAAAGGCTCCAAATTTGGCCGCAAACAACAGGAAGAAGTCTGGCAAAACGCCGAAGTCGATGCCCTTTATCGTCTGGAGCGAGCTGGGGTAAGAGTACCGCAACCCTATGGTTGCTTTGATGGCGTACTGCTAATGGAGTTGGTCACCGACGATGACGGTACAGTGGCTCCCCGCCTTAACGATGTGGCTATGCCGCAAGAACAGGCTCTGGAAGACCATGCGGTGATGATGGAATATGTTAAACGTATGCTCTGTGCCGGTATTGTCCACGGCGACCTGTCTGAATTTAATGTGTTGGTGGATAATGAAGGACCGGTCATTATCGATCTGCCACAGGCTGTGGATGCTGCTGCCAATAATCATGCCGAGGCAATGCTGACCCGTGATGTTAACAATATGCGCAGCTATTACGGCCAGTTTGCCCCCGAATTACTCAATACTGACTATGCCAGAGAAATATGGGCGCTCTACGAAGACGGCCAATTAAAGCCTGATACCCCGTTAACGGGCCTGTTTAAAGATGATGCTGAAGATGCCGATGTGGACGGTGTTTTGGCTGAAATTAAGGCGGCTTGGGCGGAGGAACAGGAGCGATTAGAGCGCATTGACGCCGCTGGGGCTGACGACTGA
- a CDS encoding ABC-F family ATPase yields MISTANITMQFGAKPLFEDISVKFSDGNRYGLIGANGCGKSTFMKILDGSLAPSMGNVTVTPNERIGKLSQDQFAFEEYSVVDTVIMGHTELWNIKKERDRIYSLPEMSEEDGMKAAELETLFAEMDGYSAESRASEILAGAGIEQELHYGPMSEVAPGWKLRVLLAQALFSDPDILLLDEPTNNLDIDTIRWLEETLNERKSTMIIISHDRHFLNAVCTHMADIDYGELRVYPGNYDDFMTASTQARERLHSENAKKSAQIADLQQFVSRFSANASKAKQATSRAKQLEKIKLDDIKPSSRVTPFIRFKQDKKLHRQSLVLEKLGHGFDNETLFKNGHIILEAGARLAVIGENGAGKTTLLRNLMGEIPPEQGKIQWAENASLGYCPQDSTTDFDCDLNLFDWMSQWRKASHDDQIVRATLGRLLFSADDFKKKVKVCSGGEKNRLLFGKLMMMDTNVLLMDEPTNHLDMESIEALNLALEHYEGTLIFVSHDREFVSSLATRIIEIKDQQLIDFQGTYEEYLASQEQEALAAGH; encoded by the coding sequence TTGATCTCTACTGCTAATATCACCATGCAATTTGGCGCCAAGCCGCTGTTTGAAGATATCTCCGTTAAATTTAGTGACGGCAACCGCTATGGCCTGATTGGCGCTAACGGTTGTGGTAAATCCACCTTTATGAAAATCCTTGATGGCAGCCTGGCTCCCAGCATGGGCAATGTCACCGTTACCCCTAATGAGCGTATTGGCAAACTCTCACAAGACCAGTTTGCCTTTGAAGAATATAGCGTGGTGGATACGGTGATTATGGGCCATACCGAATTATGGAACATTAAAAAAGAACGGGACCGTATTTACTCGCTGCCGGAAATGAGTGAAGAAGATGGTATGAAGGCCGCTGAACTGGAAACCCTGTTTGCAGAAATGGATGGCTATAGTGCGGAAAGCCGCGCCAGTGAAATTTTAGCCGGAGCGGGTATTGAACAGGAACTCCACTACGGCCCTATGAGTGAAGTTGCGCCCGGCTGGAAGCTACGGGTATTACTTGCCCAGGCATTATTTTCAGACCCGGATATTTTGCTATTGGACGAACCCACTAACAACCTGGATATCGATACTATCCGCTGGCTCGAAGAAACCTTAAACGAGCGGAAAAGCACCATGATTATTATTTCCCACGACCGCCACTTCCTTAATGCGGTGTGCACCCATATGGCGGATATTGATTATGGCGAACTACGTGTTTACCCTGGCAACTATGATGACTTTATGACGGCCTCCACCCAGGCTCGTGAGCGGTTGCACAGTGAGAACGCCAAAAAATCTGCCCAGATTGCCGACCTGCAACAATTTGTTAGCCGCTTTTCGGCCAATGCCTCCAAAGCCAAGCAGGCCACTTCCCGCGCCAAACAACTGGAAAAGATCAAACTGGATGATATTAAACCCTCCAGCCGGGTCACACCTTTTATTCGATTTAAGCAAGATAAAAAGCTCCATCGCCAGTCATTAGTGCTGGAAAAACTGGGCCATGGCTTTGATAACGAAACCCTGTTTAAAAATGGCCATATTATTTTAGAAGCCGGTGCACGACTGGCTGTGATCGGTGAAAACGGTGCTGGTAAAACCACCCTGCTTCGCAACCTGATGGGTGAAATCCCTCCCGAACAGGGAAAAATTCAATGGGCAGAAAATGCCTCTCTCGGTTATTGCCCACAAGATAGCACCACCGATTTTGACTGCGATTTAAATCTGTTTGATTGGATGAGCCAATGGCGCAAAGCCAGCCACGATGACCAGATAGTGCGCGCCACATTGGGTCGCTTATTATTTTCTGCCGATGACTTTAAAAAGAAAGTAAAAGTCTGTTCCGGTGGTGAGAAAAATCGCCTGCTATTTGGCAAGCTAATGATGATGGATACCAATGTCTTGTTAATGGACGAACCCACTAACCACCTGGACATGGAATCGATTGAAGCTTTAAACCTGGCGCTGGAGCACTACGAAGGCACGCTGATCTTTGTTAGCCATGATCGGGAATTTGTTTCATCTCTGGCCACCCGCATTATTGAAATCAAAGACCAGCAGCTGATTGATTTTCAGGGGACTTACGAAGAGTACCTGGCCAGTCAGGAGCAAGAAGCACTGGCCGCAGGCCACTAA
- a CDS encoding CPBP family intramembrane glutamic endopeptidase codes for MTNNPQAAVSIDAIEKLPIWRYFLLAYLFSWSVSVPLMLSVRGIIDIKLAHELEMLAAMGPMLAAFYIARRYGGKAAVKQLVDSCLHFRVGAFWTAFSVLSPFVLLLGAIIFLTVRSGEIVNLDSDGVAQMLTMAGLFKLLVATSLVQSFGEEPGWRGVATPVLRSRFGPLQASFMLFPLWLCWHLPQFLARPEFGVGQFIGFSVGILSATIWLTLIWDKTRSVLMVFFWHMFINIARNIGLAISPAVFMTMNTGVLLGAIAIAIYWWRTKQT; via the coding sequence ATGACGAACAATCCCCAAGCTGCAGTCAGTATTGATGCCATAGAAAAACTTCCAATTTGGCGTTATTTCTTGTTGGCCTATTTATTTTCCTGGTCGGTTAGTGTGCCGTTGATGCTGTCGGTAAGAGGGATTATCGATATTAAACTGGCCCATGAATTGGAAATGCTGGCGGCTATGGGTCCCATGTTGGCGGCGTTTTATATTGCCAGGCGCTATGGCGGTAAAGCGGCGGTTAAACAGTTAGTAGATAGCTGTTTGCATTTTCGTGTTGGCGCATTTTGGACGGCGTTTTCGGTACTCAGTCCTTTTGTGTTGTTATTGGGCGCAATAATTTTCCTGACGGTTCGCAGTGGGGAAATCGTGAATCTCGATAGCGACGGTGTCGCGCAAATGCTGACCATGGCGGGGCTATTTAAATTATTAGTGGCCACCAGTCTGGTGCAATCCTTTGGCGAAGAGCCGGGGTGGCGGGGTGTTGCTACCCCAGTGTTGCGCAGCCGCTTTGGGCCGTTGCAGGCTTCTTTTATGTTATTTCCTCTTTGGCTGTGCTGGCATTTGCCGCAGTTTTTAGCGCGGCCGGAATTTGGTGTCGGTCAATTTATTGGTTTTTCGGTAGGGATATTATCGGCAACCATTTGGTTAACGCTGATATGGGATAAAACCCGCAGTGTGTTAATGGTTTTTTTCTGGCATATGTTTATTAATATTGCCCGTAATATTGGTCTGGCGATTTCCCCCGCCGTCTTTATGACGATGAATACGGGGGTGTTGCTAGGTGCTATCGCTATTGCCATTTACTGGTGGCGCACTAAACAAACATAA
- a CDS encoding c-type cytochrome, with product MFLYTRFRCVVFALAALSSSVVYSQDYSLQALKAADAIAGEQTWQQYCAFCHTLRTGEADITGPNLALLFKRKVGTKEGFKYSDAMGKDQREWTPKLFADYVQNPVGIIPGNAMPAVNIPADKVQPLTAYVMRKSGSVDWDAAAKTTQSTGGLDAELRDKKPEFWTLYMDNAVKFTLPYEDRTYSFVAYFNEDGTVTGNNRGLTGIWRMRDKRKFCFAIERIAVHPYEFMHCMQPKVPKNMNFGEPVEALKVVKGFDDFKMGMMFLEGRPHPLEGDAHPDYWTFLFNNTMRYEIRVNKKKVIVDARFNRDNTIDSLQGVKGEWRTEGDVKNPDKMCYTLNGVPGVEGQLSECFALVLMFNPRVGARWPARFEQGNTYWAEVTEGRP from the coding sequence ATGTTCCTTTATACCCGTTTTCGTTGTGTGGTGTTTGCTTTGGCAGCGCTATCGTCTTCGGTGGTTTATTCCCAAGATTATTCACTACAAGCCTTAAAGGCCGCCGATGCCATTGCTGGTGAGCAAACCTGGCAGCAGTACTGTGCCTTTTGCCATACTCTGCGTACCGGTGAAGCCGATATAACCGGCCCTAATCTGGCCCTGCTATTTAAACGCAAAGTAGGGACTAAAGAAGGCTTTAAATATTCTGACGCTATGGGCAAAGACCAGCGTGAGTGGACCCCCAAACTGTTTGCCGACTATGTACAAAATCCGGTCGGTATTATTCCCGGCAATGCCATGCCTGCTGTGAATATCCCTGCTGATAAGGTACAGCCATTAACTGCCTATGTGATGCGTAAAAGTGGCTCGGTGGATTGGGATGCCGCCGCCAAAACCACTCAGTCCACTGGTGGCCTGGATGCGGAGCTGCGGGATAAAAAGCCGGAGTTCTGGACGCTGTATATGGACAATGCCGTGAAGTTTACCTTGCCCTATGAAGATAGAACATACAGCTTTGTTGCTTACTTTAATGAAGATGGCACTGTGACCGGTAATAACCGTGGCCTTACCGGTATTTGGCGGATGCGGGATAAACGCAAGTTCTGCTTTGCGATCGAGCGGATTGCCGTACACCCCTATGAGTTTATGCATTGTATGCAGCCCAAGGTGCCCAAAAATATGAACTTTGGTGAGCCGGTTGAAGCGCTGAAAGTGGTTAAGGGCTTTGATGATTTTAAAATGGGTATGATGTTCTTGGAAGGGCGCCCTCATCCGTTGGAAGGTGATGCGCATCCGGACTATTGGACTTTCTTATTTAATAACACCATGCGTTATGAAATCAGAGTTAATAAGAAAAAAGTGATTGTTGATGCTCGCTTTAATCGCGATAACACCATTGATAGCTTGCAGGGTGTCAAAGGAGAGTGGCGCACGGAAGGGGATGTAAAAAACCCGGACAAGATGTGTTACACGCTTAATGGCGTGCCCGGCGTCGAGGGGCAGTTGAGTGAGTGTTTTGCTTTGGTGCTGATGTTTAATCCGCGAGTAGGAGCCCGTTGGCCAGCGCGTTTTGAGCAGGGTAATACCTATTGGGCAGAAGTTACTGAAGGCCGCCCCTGA